From one Eucalyptus grandis isolate ANBG69807.140 chromosome 9, ASM1654582v1, whole genome shotgun sequence genomic stretch:
- the LOC104439977 gene encoding LOW QUALITY PROTEIN: pyrophosphate-energized vacuolar membrane proton pump (The sequence of the model RefSeq protein was modified relative to this genomic sequence to represent the inferred CDS: inserted 1 base in 1 codon; deleted 1 base in 1 codon), with product MALLSALATEIAIPVCAIIGIMFFLGAVVPQTGYFLSSLFPSCPTHYVLVTLPPVGYDTYTVQLAEGVKYILYKQYRYARVFMVAFAILIFVCLGSVERFSTQSWPCKFDPSNTCKPALATAGFSAVSFLLGAFTSAVSGVLGTKIAIFANTRIVLEERNVIKSTFTVESRSGAVMGFLLAAIGLLVLXLAIYLFKLYYGNDWEGLFETITGYSLGVSLMALSGRANGGIYAEAADICDHQVQEIMPKIQQDDRNPAVIPNYVGDILWDIAGMGPDFFASYTESSWAALAFASIPSFRIDHDCTAMCYPQLVSSMGTLVCLITTLVGEIKPGLKTQLIISTILITEGDFFFFFFVSWIALPSSFTIYNFGWRKVVKVVKNWHLSLCVGVALWAGLIIGFVNKYYTNKPFRSVSNLATALVLALAQSVSHSFAAVCILVSSRFAATYGIAAAALGMLSTFATRLAIDAHRPMSDNAKRKAGVRIVRAEGAARNTTAAIGKGFPIESTVLVTITLFGAFVSCLTMSSVDVLMPKIIIGLIMGAKLPHYFSAMTMKRVGHAAFKLVLEVHMKLKPGLNNLPVNNRPNCYATFFEISTDASVRGVILPGAIVMLTPLVVGTVLGVETLSGVLASSLSSIVQIAISASNPGGGWKKANKYILAGASEHAKIHCPKGGENIGHETFTILKTTGDSRKDTSGPPLNILIRLMVVESLLFAPFFATHGGLLFKILGRREWTTSLL from the exons ATGGCATTGCTCTCAGCTCTTGCGACGGAGATCGCGATCCCAGTCTGTGCCATCATCGGGATCATGTTCTTCCTGGGTGCTGTGGTGCCTCA AACTGGGTACTTTCTTTCATCCCTTTTCCCGTCTTGTCCTACTCATTATGTTCTTGTCACTCTTCCGCCGGTGGGATATGACACTTACACTGTCCAGCTTGCCGAAG GTGTGAAATATATTCTGTACAAGCAGTACCGGTATGCTAGAGTTTTCATGGTTGCTTTTGCGATTCTAATTTTCGTCTGCCTTGGTTCTGTTGAGAGATTCAGCACCCAAAGCTGGCCTTGCAAGTTTGATCCTTCAAACACTTGCAAGCCTGCACTTGCCACTGCCGGTTTCAGCGCTGTTTCATTCCTACTTGGTGCTTTCACATCAGCCGTCTCTGGTGTCCTTGGCACGAAAATTGCTATCTTTGCTAACACAAGGATTGTCTTGGAAGAGAGAAACGTCATTAAAAGCACTTTCACTGTTGAATCCAGGTCAGGTGCAGTTATGGGATTTCTTCTTGCTGCAATCGGTCTTCTCGTGC TGCTTGCAATCTATCTGTTCAAGTTGTACTATGGCAATGACTGGGAAGGTCTTTTTGAGACTATTACCGGTTATAGTCTTGGTGTATCTCTCATGGCTCTCTCGGGAAGAGCCAATGGTGGAATCTATGCCGAGGCTGCTGATATTTGTGATCATCAGGTTCAAGAGATtatgccaaaaatccaacaAGATGATCGAAACCCTGC TGTGATTCCTAATTATGTCGGTGACATTCTTTGGGATATTGCTGGTATGGGGCCTGACTTTTTTGCCTCTTACACCGAATCATCCTGGGCTGCCCTTGCTTTTGCTTCCATCCCTTCTTTCAGAATTGATCACGACTGCACTGCTATGTGTTATCCCCAGCTTGTCAGCTCTATGGGTACTCTTGTTTGCTTGATCACAACTCTCGTGGGGGAAATCAAGCCTGGATTGAAGACGCAACTAATTATTTCCACAATTCTAATAACTGagggggatttttttttttttttttttgttagctGGATTGCTCTGCCGTCGTCATTCACAATTTACAACTTTGGGTGGCGGAAAGTTGTGAAAGTTGTGAAGAACTG GCATCTGTCCTTGTGCGTA GGTGTTGCTCTTTGGGCTGGACTAATTATTGGGTTTGTCAATAAATATTACACCAACAAACCCTTCAGGT CTGTCTCAAACTTGGCGACAGCGTTAGTGTTAGCCTTGGCTCAGTCAGTATCCCATTCTTTTGCCGCCGTTTGCATTTTAGTGAGTTCCAGATTTGCCGCCACGTATGGAATTGCTGCGGCTGCCCTTGGGATGCTAAGTACCTTTGCCACTCGATTGGCCATAGATGCTCACCGTCCCATGAGCGACAATGCTAAACGCAAGGCTGGGGTGCGCATCGTGAGAGCCGAAGGCGCTGCTCGCAATACTACCGCTGCCATTGGAAAG GGATTCCCCATTGAATCAACTGTCCTGGTTACTATCACTCTGTTTGGTGCATTTGTGAGTTGTCTGACAATGTCTTCTGTTGATGTCCTGATGCCGAAGATCATCATCGGGTTGATCATGGGTGCCAAGCTTCCTCACTATTTCTCAGCCATGACCATGAAAAGAGTGGGACACGCAGCATTTAAGCTGGTTCTCGAGGTCCACATGAAGTTGAAGCCCGGGTTAAACAACTTACCGGTTAATAACAGACCTAACTGTTATGCTACTTTCTTCGAAATTTCAACTGATGCATCTGTCAGAGGGGTGATTCTACCTGGTGCCATTGTCATGCTTACACCACTTGTCGTCGGGACTGTCCTCGGTGTGGAGACGTTGTCTGGTGTTTTGGCTAGCTCTCTCAGTTCCATTGTTCAG ATTGCGATCTCGGCATCCAACCCCGGTGGAGGCTGGAAGAAAGCAAACAAGTACATTCTA GCTGGTGCTTCGGAGCATGCGAAAATCCATTGCCCTAAAG GAGGAGAGAACATTGGGCACGAAACTTTTACAATTTTAAAGACCACCGGTGATTCACGGAAGGACACCTCAGGCCCACCACTCAACATCCTCATCCGGCTAATGGTCGTCGAGTCGCTCCTGTTTGCTCCCTTCTTTGCTACTCACGGTGGTCTGCTCTTCAAGATTCTCGGACGGAGGGAATGGACGACTTCCCTTCTgtag